A single genomic interval of Daucus carota subsp. sativus chromosome 1, DH1 v3.0, whole genome shotgun sequence harbors:
- the LOC108221948 gene encoding uncharacterized protein LOC108221948, with product MDYLREIAEAHYYAGSKKSQKLAHESFDAMDEDGSEEVDISEFKEFLREEGYEQYAKKGLFKRLDRDGNKGLDFWEVMTLYYIISGRPFCAGCDKFLTSVYFACVECFDRSSGPFCMCTGCYRDQGYDHSHRHTQNPRFLDNYSLLEAHRLSAVNQPRGHQVERSSSNAMVTYSPSSSSSRSSSSSRSSSSRAIVVAPSGSQRDGRSSLLSKAYKAFEMGVTVASVGSGFGCSIM from the exons ATGGATTACCTTCGCGAAATCGCAGAGGCTCATTACTATGCTGGATCAAAAAAGAGTCAGAAATTGGCTCATGAATCCTTCGATGCCATGGATGAGGATGGAAGCGAGGAAGTTGATATCTCTGAATTCAAGGAGTTTCTGAGAGAAGAAGGCTACGAACAATATGCGAAGAAAGGGCTGTTCAAGAGACTGGACAGGGACGGGAATAAGGGGTTGGATTTTTGGGAAGTGATGACTCTCTACTATATTATCAGTGGGAGACCATTTTGTGCAGGCTGTGACAAGTTCTTAACGTCTGTGTATTTTGCATGTGTGGAGTGCTTTGACAGGTCCAGCGGGCCTTTCTGTATGTGTACCGGCTGTTATAGAGACCAGGGGTATGATCATTCTCATCGGCACACCCAAAATCCGCGGTTCTTGGACAATTATAGTCTGCTGGAAGCCCACAGATTGTCTGCTGTTAACCAG CCAAGAGGACATCAAGTGGAACGGTCTTCGTCAAATGCAATGGTTACTTATTccccttcttcttcctcttcacgttcatcatcatcatcacgtTCTTCCTCATCTCGTGCCATAGTTGTGGCGCCAAGTGGAAGT CAGAGGGATGGTCGTAGCAGCCTGCTGAGCAAGGCATACAAGGCTTTTGAGATGGGAGTCACTGTTGCCAGCGTTGGTTCGGGCTTCGGTTGTTCGATTATGTGa
- the LOC108209902 gene encoding large ribosomal subunit protein eL42 has product MVNVPKTKKTYCKSKECKKHTLHKVTQYKKGKDSLAAQGKRRYDRKQSGYGGQTKPVFHKKAKTTKKIVLRLQCQGCKHVSQHPIKRCKHFEIGGDKKGKGTSLF; this is encoded by the exons ATG GTGAACGTACCAAAGACTAAGAAGACTTACTGCAAGTCTAAGGAATGCAAGAAGCACACCTTGCATAAGGTGACCCAATATAAGAAGGGGAAGGACAGCTTAGCTGCCCAAGGAAAGAGGCGTTATGATCGCAAACAGTCTGGTTATGGTGGACAGACAAAGCCTGTTTTCCACAAGAAG GCTAAAACCACCAAAAAGATTGTGCTGAGGCTGCAATGCCAGGGCTGCAAGCATGTGTCGCAGCATCCTATCAAG AGATGCAAGCATTTTGAAATTGGCGGGGACAAGAAGGGAAAGGGAACCTCCCTGTTTTAG